From the genome of Pseudomonas sihuiensis:
CAACTGCAGAACAAGGGCATGCCGCCGATTCCGGCGATGCAGGAAGCCGCCCATGAACTGATCGCCGAGCAGTGCCAGCGCATTGCCGTACCCAAGCGCTTTACCATCCCGATTCGCGAGATCTGGGACATGCAGGAACGCCTGCCGCGCCGCAGCGGTAAACGTGCCGACCTGCTGCTGGAAAATCCGCGCTTCCGAGCCGGCTACGACTTCCTCCTGCTGCGCGAACTGGCCGGGGAAGACACCGGCGGCCTGGGCGAATGGTGGACGGACTATCAGGACGCCAACGACAGCGAGCGTCGGCAGATGATTCGCGACCTCGCCAGCAAAGGCGAAAGCACCGGCAACGCGCCGCGCAAACGTCGCCGCAGCAACAACAATCGCCGTAAGCGCAGCGACGAAAGCGGCGGCGAGTGATGGAGCGGGTTTACATCGGCCTCGGCAGCAACCTGGCCGAACCCCTGCAACAGCTGCGCGCGGCCTTGCACGCCATCGCCCACCTGCCGCGCAGCCAATTACAGGCGCACTCGTCATTCTACATCAGCGATCCCCTTGGCCCGGCCGATCAACCGCGTTACGTCAACGCCGTGGCGGCGCTGGATACCGAGCTGGAGCCCTGGCAGCTGCTTGATGCGCTGCAACGCATCGAGCAGGAACAGGGGCGCGTGCGCAAGGCCGAGCGCTGGGGCCCGCGTACGTTGGACCTAGATATCCTGCTGTTCGGTGAGCGCCTGATCGACGATGAGCGTCTGACCGTGCCGCACTACCACATGCAGGCGCGCCCCTTCGTGCTCTATCCGCTGGCCGAACTGGCCGCAGAGCTGCAGCTTCCGGACGGCCGCAGCCTCGATGCATTACTGGAAGCCTGCCCCTTTACCGGCCTGGAACGCCTGGCCGAGTAGCCCAGCCGGCCTCTGCGGGACGGGCTTTAGCCGTGACCCGACAAGCTCGCCGCTGAAGCGTCTCCCACAGGGCGGCCCCTTGCGCAACCCGACATCCCGCGCATTGGCGGTAACGCCAGTAACAGAGCGGTAACACCTGCAATTGACTTCACGCCCCCCCATCAGGACTATAGGCGTCCCGTCGCCCTGCGCGGGGCGCACCTTTGATGCCAATCCAGGCCGGATTGCAGCCAGATAGAAGCGGTATACCGAGCCTGAGCGAGGACCTTTGAAATGCCTGACGTTACCCTGACCACCCTGCAGAGCCTCAAGCAGAACGGTGAAAAGATCGCCATGCTGACCTGCTATGACGCCACCTACGCCCATGCGGCCTGCCAGGCGGGTGTCGACGTGTTGCTGGTCGGCGACTCCCTGGGCATGGTCCTGCAGGGCCACGACAGCACCCTGCCGGTCAGCGTCGAGGAGATGGCCTACCACACCGCCTGCGTCAAACGCGGCAACCAGGGCGCACTGATCGTCACCGACCTGCCATTCATGGCGTACGCCACCACCGAGCAGGCTCTGCACAACAGCGCCAAGCTGATGCAGGCCGGCGCGCATATGGTCAAACTGGAAGGCGCCGGCTGGCTGGCCGAGCCTATTCGCCTGCTGGCCGAACGTGGCGTACCGGTGTGCGCGCACCTGGGCCTGACCCCACAGGCGGTGAACATCCTCGGTGGCTACAAGGTACAAGGCCGTCAGGAAGCGCAGGCACGGCAGATGCGCGCCGATGCCATGGCACTGGAGCAGGCCGGCGCTGCCATGCTGCTGCTCGAATGCGTGCCGAGCGAACTGGCTGCAGAAATTACCCAGGCAGTGAAGATTCCGGTGATCGGCATCGGCGCTGGCAGCGCCACCGATGGTCAGGTGCTAGTGCAGCACGACATGCTCGGGCTGTCGCTATCGGGCCGCGCACCGAAGTTCGTACGCAACTTCATGGAAGGCCAAAGCAGCATTCAGGGTGCTTTCAGCGCTTACGTAAAGGCCGTCAAGGACGGCAGCTTCCCCGCCGCCGAACATGGCTTTTCCGCATGAACATGGTGAAAACCCTGCGCGAGTTGCGCGCAGCCGTCGCCCAGGCACGGGCCGAAGGCAAGCAGATCGGTTTCGTGCCGACCATGGGCAATCTGCACGCGGGTCACGTTTCGCTGGTGGAGATCGCCGCCCAACGCGCCGACTTCGTGGTTGCCAGCATCTTCGTCAATCCACTGCAGTTCGGCGCCGGTGAAGATCTGGACAAGTATCCGCGTACCCTCGCCGCCGACCAGGAAAAACTGCTGGCAGCCGGCTGCCACCTGCTGTTTCACCCCGATGTTGCGGAAATCTACCCACACGGCATGGGTGATCAGACCCGCATCAGCGTTCCCGGTGTTTCCGAAGGTCTCTGCGGCGCCAGCCGTCCGGGGCATTTCGAAGGTGTGGCGACGGTGGTGACCAAGCTGTTCAACATGGTCCAGCCTGATCTGGCCGTGTTCGGCGAGAAGGACTACCAGCAACTGGCGGTGATCCGCGCGCTGGTGCAGGACCTGAACATGCCGATCCAGATCATCGGTGCGCCGACTCAACGCGCCGAGGACGGCCTCGCGCTGTCCTCGCGCAACGGCTACCTCAGCGACGAACAACGCGCCGCCGCCCCTGCGCTGTATCGAGGCCTGCAAGCGATTGCCGAGGAACTGCGCCGCGGCGCCCGCGACTACCCGCGGCTTATCGAGACTGCCCAGGCGCAACAGCGTGCTGCTGGTTTCGTGCCCGACTACCTGGAGATTCGTAACGCGCTGAATCTGCGCCCGGCACAGGTCGACGACCATCACCTGGTGATTCTGACCGCTGCACAGCTGGGTAGCACCCGTCTGATCGACAATCTGGTGGTTGAACTGCCGCGCCAGTAGCTGCCTGCAAAGGCAGCCGGTTACACTCTCAAAGGCCCGGATCGATCCGGGCCTTTTGCTTTTGTGGATCAGGAGCTCCGATGGCCTATTACCAGCAGCCTCACGACGTCACCACCCTGCCCGCCTGGCAGGCCCTGCAGCAACATCGTGCCGAGATGGCCGGTTTCAGCATGCGCGAGGCCTTTGCAGCGGATACAAGGCGCTACCAGCGATTTTCTCTCGACAGCTGCGGGCTGCTGCTGGATTACTCGAAAAACCTGATCGATGAGCGCGGCCTCGAGCTGCTGATTCAACTGGCCGAGCAGGCCGGTCTGCAGGAGTCCATCGCCAACCTGTTCAACGGTGAGCAGGTCAATGCTTCGGAAGGCCGCGCCGCACTGCACACGGCCCTGCGCAGCCCGATTGGTCGCCGCCTGCTGGTCGACGGCCATGACATCATCCCCGAGGTCCATCGCGTCCTGAACCAGGTCACCGAACTGGTCAGTCGCATTCACAGCGGCCTGTGGCGCGGCTACAGCGAAAAACCGATCAAGGAAGTGGTCAACATCGGCATTGGCGGCTCCTTCCTCGGCCCGCAACTGGTTTCCGAAGCACTACGCCCGTTCACCCAACGCGGTGTGCGCTGCCACTACCTGGCCAATATCGACGGCAGCGAATTCCGCGAACTGACCGCCCGCCTCAACCCGGAAACCACCCTGTTCATCGTTTCCAGCAAGTCCTTCGGCACCCTGGAAACCCTGAAGAACACCCTGGCCGCGCGCGACTGGTACCTGGCCATGGGCGGCCCGGAAGAGCAGTTGCATCGCCACTTCATCGCCGTGACCAGCAACCGAAAGGCCGCCATCGAGTTCGGTATCGGCGAAGAGAACATCTTCCCCATGTGGGACTGGGTTGGCGGGCGTTACTCACTGTGGTCGGCCATCGGCCTGCCCATCGCCCTGGCCATCGGCGTATCCAACTTCAAGGAACTGCTGGCCGGCGCCTATGCCATGGACGAGCACTTCACCCAGGCGCCACTGGCCGAGAACATGCCGGTGCTGATGGCCCTGCTGGGCATCTGGTATACCAATTTCTGGGGCGCGCAGAGCCACGCCATCCTGCCCTACGATCACTACCTGCGTAACTTCACCAAGCACCTGCAGCAGCTGGACATGGAATCCAACGGCAAGAGCGTGCGCCAGGACGGCACGCCGCTGGACATCGCCACCGGCCCGATCATCTGGGGCGGCGTCGGCTGCAACGGCCAGCATGCCTACCACCAGTTGCTGCACCAGGGCCGTCTGCTGGTGCCGGCGGACTTCATCGTCCCGGTCAACAGCTACAACCCGCTGTCCGACCATCACCAGTGGCTGTTCGCCAACTGCCTGTCGCAAGCCCAGGCGCTGATGCAGGGCAAGACGCGTGAGGAGGCCGAAGCCGAACTGCGTGCCAAGGGCATGAATGAGGCCGACGTGCAGCGCCTGGCGCCGCACAAGGTCATTCCCGGCAACCGTCCGAGCAATATCCTGGTGATGAACCGCATCGCGCCGTTCGAGCTGGGCGCACTGGTGGCCCTGTATGAGCACAAGGTCTTCGTACAGAGCGCCATCTGGGGCATCAACGCCTTCGACCAATGGGGCGTGGAGCTGGGCAAGGAGATGGGCAAGGAGGTCTATCAGCGCCTGACCGGCCAGGTCGACAGCAGCGCCTCGGATGCCTCGACCCAGGGCCTGATCGACCACTTCCGCGAGCGCCATCGCGGCTGATCCATCGCCCTTCGCGCCGCCCGGCACCTGAGAGCAGGGCGGCGCTGTGCTGGCCCACTGAACATCGCCCCTTGAACCAAGCACCTGCTTGGGTGCACCCTTGTGATTGTTGCGGACAAACAATTACAAGGACCCCGCCATGTTCGAGATCACCCGCCATCCCGTGCCAGATGCCGTGCGCCAGCGTGCGCACCTGGATAACGACGCCTATCTGCGCCTGTACCAGCAGTCCGTCGAGCAATCCGAAACCTTCTGGGCCGAGCAGGCCAAGGCCTTCCTCAGCTGGTTCAAGCCCTGGGATCAGGTGCACGCCAGCGATCTGCAGCTGGGCCACGCCGAATGGTTCAAGGGCGGCCAGCTCAACGTCGCCTACAACTGCATCGATCGCCACTTGGAAAAACGTGGCGAACAGATCGCCATCATCTGGGAAGGCGATAACCCGGCCGAGTCGGCGCACATCACCTACAACAAGCTGCACCACAACGTCAGTCGCCTGGCCAATGTGCTGAAAAGCCGTGGCGTGAAGAAGGGCGACCGGGTGTGCATCTACATGCCGATGATCCCCGAGGCGGCCTACGCCATGCTCGCCTGTGCGCGCATCGGCGCCGTGCATTCGGTGGTGTTCGGCGGCTTCTCCCCCGATGCCCTGCGCGATCGTATCCTCGATGCCGACTGCCGCGCGGTGATCACTGCCGACGAAGGCGTGCGCGGCGGCAAGTACATCCCGTTGAAAGCCAACGTCGACAAGGCCCTGCAGAGTTGCCCGGACGTGTCCACCGTGGTGGTGGTCGAGCGCACCCAGGGTGACGTCGCCTGGGTCGAAGGCCGCGACCTCTGGTATCACCAGGCGCTCAAGGAAGTCAGCGCGGTGTGCCCGGCCGAGCCGATGGACGCCGAGGATCCGCTGTTCATCCTCTACACCTCAGGCAGCACCGGCAAACCCAAGGGCGTGCTGCACACTACCGGCGGTTACCTGCTTGGCGCGGCGATGACCCACAAGTACGTGTTCGACTACCACGAAGGCGAGATCTACTGGTGCACCGCCGATGTCGGCTGGGTCACCGGGCACAGCTACATCGTCTACGGCCCGCTGGCCAATGCCGCCACCACCCTGATGTTCGAGGGCGTACCGAACTACCCGGACGCCTCGCGCTTCTGGCAGGTGATCGACAAGCACCAGGTCAACACCTTCTACACCGCACCGACCGCCCTGCGCGCACTGATGCGTGAGGGCGAGGCGCCGGTGAAAGCTACCTCGCGCAGCAGCCTGCGTCTGCTCGGCAGCGTGGGCGAGCCGATCAACCCGGAAGCCTGGGAATGGTATTTCCATGTGGTCGGTGACATGCGCTGCCCCATCGTCGATACCTGGTGGCAGACCGAAACCGGCTCGATCCTGATCACCCCGCTGCCCGGCGCCACCGACCTCAAACCGGGCTCGGCCACCCGCCCCTTCTTTGGCGTGCAGCCGGTGCTGCTGGATGAGCAGGGCAAGGAAATCGACGGCCCCGGCAGCGGCGTACTGGCGATCAAGGCCAGCTGGCCGAGCCAGATCCGCAGCGTCTATGGCGATCACCAGCGCATGATCGACACCTACTTCAAGCCCTACCCCGGCTACTACTTCACCGGCGACGGCGCACGCCGCGACGAGGACGGCTACTACTGGATCACCGGCCGCGTCGACGACGTGATCAACGTATCCGGGCACCGCATCGGCACTGCCGAAGTGGAGAGCGCGCTGGTGTTGCACGATGCCGTGGCCGAAGCCGCCGTGGTCGGCTATCCGCATGATGTGAAGGGCCAGGGCATCTACGCCTACGTCACCCTGATGAATGATCAGGAGCCCTCCGACGAGCTGAAGAAGGATTTGCTCAGCCTGGTCGGCAAGGAGATCGGCAGCTTCGCCAAGCCGGAGCTGATCCAGTGGGCGCCCGGCCTGCCCAAGACCCGCTCGGGCAAGATCATGCGGCGTATCCTGCGCAAGATCGCCTGCAACGAACTGGAAAACATGGGCGACACCTCGACCCTGGCCGACCCCAGCGTGGTCGACAGCCTGATCGATCAGCGCCTCAACCGCTGAGCCTCGCGCCCGGCCTGAAAGGGCCGGGCGCATCTTGTCTTGTGCCTGCCAAGCGCCGACACTGCGCGCCATGGAAAGCCTACGTCGTCAGATCGAAAAACAGGTGCACAGCCTCACCGGCGCCTCGCTGGGCGTGCTCGACCTCGACCAGCCGCGCGGGGATGCTGGCCTGTTCGGCCCCGAGTCGATGGTCTGGGAAGTCCACGCCGACTTCAGCGCGATGATGGTCGGCGGCATCTCCGCCCTGCTCCTGCAGATGCTTCACCCACTGGCACTGGCCGGGGTGTGGGATCACTCTACCTTTCGCCAGGACATGCTCGGCCGCCTGCGCCGCACCAGCCTGTTCATCGCCGGCACCACCTATGGCGGCCTGCACGATGCCGAACAGTTGCTCGACAAGGTGCGCCGCATCCACCTGCAGGTGGTCGGTCATGCGCCGGATGGCCGTCCTTACGCCGCCAGCGATCCCGAACTGCTGACCTGGGTGCATGTCTCCGAGGTCAGCCAGTTCCTCGCCGGCTACCTGCGCTACGTCGACCCGCAGTTGCCGCAGGCCGAACAGGATCGCTACTACCGCGAAGTGGCGCTGATCGCCGAGCGCCTCGGCGCGCAGGACGTGCCCAAATCGGCGCAGGCCATCGCCGATTATCTGCAACGCATGCGCCCGCAGCTGCTCTGCGATGCGCGCACGCGCGAAGTGGTGCGCCTGCTGTACGACGCGCCGATGCCCAGCCTGCTCGCCAAGCCCTTCGGCGGCCTGATGATGCAGGCCGGTGTCGACCTGCTGCCGGACTGGGCCAGCGACCTGCTCGGCGAACACCAGGCCGCCTGGCGCCGCCCGCTGATCCGCGCCAGCGTGCAGCGTACCGCCAACCTGCTGCGCTGGGCCGTACGCAACAGCGCCGCGCAGCGCGCCCGTCGCCGTCTGTTGCCTGACTCATAAGGCGAGCGCTCCCTCGGGCAGCGGCTTTTCTTGATAAACTGCCACTCTTTCCTACCCCGAGATGCCGCGCATGCCCGCTCTTGATCAGGCGCTGCGCGCCGCCCTCGACGCCCGTGAAAACCTCTTCAGTGAGCTGCACACGCAAGGCACCGACTGCTATCGCCTGTTCCATGGCACGCAGGAAGGTGCGCCCGGCCTGACCGTCGATCGCTACGGCCCGCAACTGCTGGTGCAGAGTTTTCATCAACCGCTGGAAGCCAACGATCTGCACAGCATCGTCGGCAGTGTCGAAGCCTGTCTCGGGCAGCCGCTGCTGTTGGTTTACAACGACCGCTCCAAGGGCAATTCGCGGATTGATCGCGACCCGGCACTGTTCCTGGCCGACGATGCAGCACTGGAGGATATGGTCGGCCGCGAATGGGGGCTGAATTACCGCGTACGTGGTCGTCATGCCGGACAGGACCCGCTGCTATTTCTCGACCTGCGCAATGCACGCGGCTGGGTCAAGGCCAACAGCGCAGGCAAATCCGTACTCAACCTGTTCGCCTATACCTGCGGTGTTGGCCTGTGCGCGGCGGCGGGCGGTGCCCGTGAAGTGGTCAACCTGGACTTCGCCGAAGGCAACCTGGCAGTCGGCCGCGAGAACGCCGCGCTCAATCCCGGGCTGCCGACCATGCAGTTCATCCAGAGCGACTACTTCCCAGCCATCCGCCAACTTCGCCGACTTCAGCCTGACCCCCAGCTTCGCCACTGCCGTTCAGCAAATGAACGGGCGCATCGGTGTACTCGACAACCAGAAGCCGCAAGCCGCCAGCGTCGATATCCAGGGCAAGGTCGACCGCTACGCGCCGATGAGCATCAAGGGCAAGCTGACGCCATTCGATCCGCTCAACAGCCTGGATATCGCCACCAGCTTCAAGAATGTCGAGCTGACCACCATCACCCCCTACTCCGGCAAGTTCGCCGGTTATCGCATCCGCAAGGGCCGCCTCAACCTCGACCTGCACTACCGCATCGAGAAGGGCCAGCTCAATGCCGAGAACAAGGTGCTGGTGGAGAACCTGCAACTGGGCGAGCGCGTCGACAGCCCCGACGCCGTGGACCTGCCGATTCGCCTGGCAGTCGCCCTGCTCAAGGACACCCAGGGGCGCATCGCCATCGAGTTGCCGGTACAGGGTGATCTGAACAATCCGCAGTTCAGCGTCATGCCCATCGTCTGGCAGACCTTGCGCAATCTGGTGTTGCGCGCGGCCCAGGCGCCGTTCAAGTTCATCGCCGGGTTGGTCGGTGGCAGCAACGTCGACCTCAGCACCGTGCCCTTCGTCGCTGGCTCTGCGGAGCTGCAGGGCGACGCGCGCCAGGCCCTGGACACACTGGCCAAAGCGCTCGAAGAGCGCCCGAATCTGCGTCTGGAGGTAGAAGGCCAGGCCGCGCAGAGTGCCGACGGCCCGCTGCTGGCCGAGCAGCGCCTGCAGCGCGAATTTCGCGAAACCTGGTACAAGGTGTTGCAGCGCCGTGGTGACAGGGTACCGGCCAGTCCCGATGAGCTGACGGTCGCCGAGGACGAACAGGCCGCGCTGCTTGAAGGCATCTATCGCGCCCGCCTCAAGCAGCAACCGCCAGCCGAGTGGGCCGAACTGGACAAAGAGCAACGCCAGCAGAACATGCGCAAGGCGGTGCTGGACTCCTGGGCGCAAAGCAAGCTGCTGCTGCGCCAACTGGCTCAGCAACGCGCTGCAACGATCAAGGATTATCTGGTTGAACAAGGCGGGTTGTACGATGAACGTGTCTACCTGATCGATGCCAACCTGGGTGAACCCGAAGCCGACGGCCGCGTGCTCACCACCCTGCACCTGGACAGCCAATGATCATGCGCAGCTTATCTATCATCACGCTCACAAGCCTGGTTGCCAGCCTGCTCAGCATCAGCGCGCAGGCCGACACGCTACGCTGCGGCAGCGCTCTGGTCAGCCTTGGCGACCGTCCGTTCGAGGTCGAGCGCAAATGTGGCGCGCCGGTGCACCGTGACCCGGTCGGCTACACCCTGGGCTCCTATGACCGCCGCGAGTACATGATCGAGGAATGGGTATACGGCCCGAGCAATGGCATGCTCAGCATCCTGCGCTTCGAGGGTAACCGTCTGACCGCCATCGAACGTCGTCGCGAACGCTGAACAGGAGGTTCTCATGCGCAAACTCAACTGTCTGCTCACCCTGCTCTGCCTGCCCCTGATGGCCGAGGCGTCCTCCACCTATCGCTGCGGTAGCGCCCTGGTCAGCAAGACAGCGCCCACCGCAGAAGTGCTGAACAAATGTGGCGAGCCGTCCAGCCGCGATTTTCTCGGTTACAAGGAAGTGGTCGATAGCTACGGTTTTCGCAACGAGGTGAGTGTCGAGGAATGGGTCTACGGCCCGAAAAGCGGCATGTACCACTTTCTACGCTTCGAGGGCGGCCGCCTGACCGAAGTCCGCAGCAAGCGCGGCAGTTGATGCTGCGTAGCATGCAAAGCACTCGGAGCGACACGCGCATCGTGCGCCCTGCATAAAAATCAAGGCCCCACCGGTCACACCGGCGGGGCCTTCACGCATCCATGCCTGTCGCTATCCGTGCTGATCAGGCGTCCTGCCTGTAGCCATCCGTGCTGAAAATACATCCGTTTCTGAAGCTGTCCGTACCTGTGGGCATCCTTACCCGGCAATCCGTGCTCAGAGCTTGTCGCTGAAATCGCGCAGCTCTTGCTGGGCCTTTTCCTTGGTCCAGCCGTAACGTTCCTGCAGCTTGCCGGCCAGGTATTCGCTGTGGCCCTCGGCGACGTCCAGGTCGTCATCGGTCAGGTTGCCCCAACGCTCCTTCATGCGACCGCTGAGCTGCTTCCATTTGCCTTTGATGATGTCGCTATTCATGGTCATTCTCCCAGTGACAGAAGGTGGGGCCGGTCGCTAGCCCGGCCGGCTCGGCTATCAGTCAGCAGTTTTCAGGGCATCGGCGGACACGTCACGCACACCCTCGATTTCCTTGGTCTTGGCGATAGCCAGATCACGCTCGGCGTCGGTAGCGACCACGCCGGACAGGGAAACCACGCCCTGGTTGGTCTCGACCTTGATGTCCAGCGCGCTGAGGTTCGAGTCAGCAACGAAGGTGGATTTCACTTTGCTGGTGATCCAGGTGTCGGATACCGCCTGCTCGGCTTTATCCACAGTGTCATTGGCCGCCAGCATGGTCGGCTCTGCGGCGAAGGCTGCCGAGGCCAGCGACATGCTCAGCACGGCAGCGGTCAGGGTGGTAGCGGCAAAACGGTTGATTGGCTGTTTCATGATTCGACTCCTGTACATTCCAGACAATCTGCAAACCAACTCCTGGTTGCAGGTTCACCAGTACTATTGCAGGGCCTGTGCCAGGTTTTTAAATTAAATTAAATCCTTTAAAAACAAGCACTTAAATAAAATCGCCATTATGCTTTTGATTGCATTTCGCCGAGTCGCAAAAAAACTCTCGGGCAATTTGCATGATCCAATAAACGAGTAAACGCATGCATGTATCGCAGTCGCATCCTCAGGTCGGCAATGACGAACCCTGACGATCACGCACAAAAAAGGGCTCCCGCAGGAGCCCTCTCGTTCGAACAGGCGAACCGTGCTTAGACGCCAGAGGCCTCGGCAGCAGCTACGTCCTTGATCGACAGTTTGATACGGCCGCGGTTGTCCACGTCCAGTACCAGTACCTTCACTTCCTGGCCTTCCTGCAGCACGTCGGTGACCTTCTCTACGCGCTGATCACTGAGCATGGAGATGTGCACCAGACCGTCCTTGCCCGGCAGGATGTTGACGAAGGCACCGAAGTCGACGATGCGCTCGACCTTGCCGACGTAGATCTTGCCGATCTCGGCTTCGGCAGTGATGGCCAGCACGCGCTGCTTGGCAGCCTCGGCCGCGTCCTTGGTTTCGCCGAAGATCTTGATCGAGCCGTCGTCTTCGATATCGATCGAAGCCTTGGTCTCTTCGCAGATGGCGCGGATGGTGGCACCACCCTTGCCGATGACGTCGCGGATCTTGTCCTGGTCGATCTTCATCGCAATCATGGTTGGCGCGTTAGCCGACAGCTCGCTGCGCGATTGGGCGATGACCTGGTTCATCTGACCAAGGATGTTCAGACGAGCTTCCAGCGCCTGCTCCAGCGCCTGCTCCATGATCTCTTCGGTGATGCCCTGGATCTTGATGTCCATCTGCAGCGCGGTAACACCCTTGGCGGTACCGGCTACTTTGAAGTCCATGTCGCCCAGGTGATCTTCGTCACCGAGGATGTCGGTCAGCACGGCGAATTTCTCACCTTCGAGCACCAGACCCATGGCGATACCGGCAACCGGTGCCTTCATCGGCACACCGGCGTCCATCAGCGCCAGGGAGGCGCCGCACACCGAAGCCATGGAGGAAGAACCGTTGGACTCGGTGATTTCCGACACTACGCGGATGGTGTACGGGAACTCGTCGGCGCTCGGCAGCATGGCGGCAACGCCACGACGGGCGAGACGGCCGTGGCCGATTTCGCGGCGGCCAGTGGCGCCCATGCGACCACACTCACCCACCGAGTACGGCGGGAAGTTGTAGTGCAGCATGAAGGGGTCTTTCTTCTCGCCTTCGAGGGTGTCCAGCAGCTGTGCGTCGCGTGCGGTACCGAGGGTCGCCACGACCAGCGCCTGGGTTTCGCCACGGGTGAACAGCGCCGAACCGTGAGTCTTGTCCAGAACGCCGACTTCGATGTTCAGGCCACGCACGGTACGGTTGTCACGACCATCGATACGCGGCTTGCCGTTGACGATGTTCTCGCGCACGGTGCGGTATTCGATCTCGCCGAAGGCTTCCTTGACTTCACCGGCAGTAGGCTGACCTTCTTCGCCGGAGAACTTGGCCACGACCTGATCACGCAGTTCGCCCAGACGCGCATAACGGTCCTGCTTGACGGTGATGGTGTAGGCCTGGGAAATCGCCTCGCCGAACTCGCTACGGATGGCATTCAGCAGTGCGGTGTTTTCCGGCTTCGGCTGCCAGTCCCAAGTCGGCTTGCCGGCTTCGGCGGCCAACTCGGCAACGGCCTGGATGACCACCTGGAATTCTTCATGGGCAAACAGTACGGCGCCCAGCATCTGGTCTTCGGTCAGCTCTTTGGCTTCCGACTCGACCATCAGCACAGCGTCCTTGGTACCGGCCACGACCATGTCCAGGCTGGAAGCCTTGAGCTGCTCGTAGTTCGGGTTCAGCAGGTAGCCGGTTTCCGGATGGAAAGCCACGCGCGCGGCGCCGATCGGACCGTTGAACGGGATACCGGAGATGGCCAGGGCAGCCGAGGTGCCGATCATCGCAGCGATGTCCGGATCGGTCTTCTTGCTGGTGGAAACCACGGTGCAGATGACCTGCACTTCGTTCTGGAAGCCTTCCGGGAACAGCGGACGGATCGGACGGTCGATCAGGCGCGAGGTCAGGGTTTCCTTCTCGGAAGGACGCGCTTCACGCTTGAAGAAACCGCCAGGGATCTTGCCGGCTGCGTAGGTCTTTTCCTGATAGTGAACGGAGAGCGGGAAGAAGCCCTTGCTCGGGTCAGCGCTCTTGGCGCCTACCACGGTGACCAGCACGCTGACGTCGTCATCGACGGTGACCAGCACGGCGCCGGAGGCCTGACGGGCGATACGGCCAGTCTCGAGGGTAACGGTCGACTGACCGAACTGGAATTTCTTGATTACCGGGTTCACGGTGTTTTCCTTCTCTTTGTTGCCTTGGGGGAAATTGGAAAGAGGCGCGGGAGTCGGACCCGGAGCATCCCTCGAAAAGCCAAAAGCTGGAAGCCCAGCGCCACGAGGTGAGGATCACTCCCCACTCGCGACGCCGAACTCCCAGCTTCCAACTTGTGCAGCTCGCGTCTATTAACGACGCAGGCCCAGGCGACCGATCAGGGCGCTGTAACGACTGGAGTCTTTACCCTTCAGGTAGTCCAGCAGCTTGCGGCGCTGGTTAACCATACGGATCAGACCACGACGGCTGTGGTGATCCTTACCGTTGGCCTTGAAGTGACCTTGCAGCTTGTTGATGTTGGCGGTCAGCAGGGCAACCTGCACTTCCGGGCTACCGGTATCGCCTTCAGCTTGCTTGTAGTCGTTAACGATCTGGGCTTTTTCTTCAACGCTGAGTGCCATGTTGGCTTCCTCTCATCTGGAAACTGCCGAAGCAGTTTCAATAGGCCGGGAATCGCTTCCCGTGTTTTAAAAAGAGGTATGACCGTGCCTACTAACAGCCACCCTCGCAGCACCTGATGACGACGTCGTCAGCATCAGGCTTTCAGCCATCTCGGCCGAACCGTTCGGTGCTACGCACC
Proteins encoded in this window:
- the acs gene encoding acetate--CoA ligase, with protein sequence MFEITRHPVPDAVRQRAHLDNDAYLRLYQQSVEQSETFWAEQAKAFLSWFKPWDQVHASDLQLGHAEWFKGGQLNVAYNCIDRHLEKRGEQIAIIWEGDNPAESAHITYNKLHHNVSRLANVLKSRGVKKGDRVCIYMPMIPEAAYAMLACARIGAVHSVVFGGFSPDALRDRILDADCRAVITADEGVRGGKYIPLKANVDKALQSCPDVSTVVVVERTQGDVAWVEGRDLWYHQALKEVSAVCPAEPMDAEDPLFILYTSGSTGKPKGVLHTTGGYLLGAAMTHKYVFDYHEGEIYWCTADVGWVTGHSYIVYGPLANAATTLMFEGVPNYPDASRFWQVIDKHQVNTFYTAPTALRALMREGEAPVKATSRSSLRLLGSVGEPINPEAWEWYFHVVGDMRCPIVDTWWQTETGSILITPLPGATDLKPGSATRPFFGVQPVLLDEQGKEIDGPGSGVLAIKASWPSQIRSVYGDHQRMIDTYFKPYPGYYFTGDGARRDEDGYYWITGRVDDVINVSGHRIGTAEVESALVLHDAVAEAAVVGYPHDVKGQGIYAYVTLMNDQEPSDELKKDLLSLVGKEIGSFAKPELIQWAPGLPKTRSGKIMRRILRKIACNELENMGDTSTLADPSVVDSLIDQRLNR
- a CDS encoding oxygenase MpaB family protein, giving the protein MESLRRQIEKQVHSLTGASLGVLDLDQPRGDAGLFGPESMVWEVHADFSAMMVGGISALLLQMLHPLALAGVWDHSTFRQDMLGRLRRTSLFIAGTTYGGLHDAEQLLDKVRRIHLQVVGHAPDGRPYAASDPELLTWVHVSEVSQFLAGYLRYVDPQLPQAEQDRYYREVALIAERLGAQDVPKSAQAIADYLQRMRPQLLCDARTREVVRLLYDAPMPSLLAKPFGGLMMQAGVDLLPDWASDLLGEHQAAWRRPLIRASVQRTANLLRWAVRNSAAQRARRRLLPDS
- a CDS encoding DUF748 domain-containing protein — protein: MPGCRPCSSSRATTSQPSANFADFSLTPSFATAVQQMNGRIGVLDNQKPQAASVDIQGKVDRYAPMSIKGKLTPFDPLNSLDIATSFKNVELTTITPYSGKFAGYRIRKGRLNLDLHYRIEKGQLNAENKVLVENLQLGERVDSPDAVDLPIRLAVALLKDTQGRIAIELPVQGDLNNPQFSVMPIVWQTLRNLVLRAAQAPFKFIAGLVGGSNVDLSTVPFVAGSAELQGDARQALDTLAKALEERPNLRLEVEGQAAQSADGPLLAEQRLQREFRETWYKVLQRRGDRVPASPDELTVAEDEQAALLEGIYRARLKQQPPAEWAELDKEQRQQNMRKAVLDSWAQSKLLLRQLAQQRAATIKDYLVEQGGLYDERVYLIDANLGEPEADGRVLTTLHLDSQ
- a CDS encoding DUF2845 domain-containing protein, whose protein sequence is MIMRSLSIITLTSLVASLLSISAQADTLRCGSALVSLGDRPFEVERKCGAPVHRDPVGYTLGSYDRREYMIEEWVYGPSNGMLSILRFEGNRLTAIERRRER
- a CDS encoding DUF2845 domain-containing protein, giving the protein MRKLNCLLTLLCLPLMAEASSTYRCGSALVSKTAPTAEVLNKCGEPSSRDFLGYKEVVDSYGFRNEVSVEEWVYGPKSGMYHFLRFEGGRLTEVRSKRGS
- a CDS encoding CsbD family protein, with the protein product MNSDIIKGKWKQLSGRMKERWGNLTDDDLDVAEGHSEYLAGKLQERYGWTKEKAQQELRDFSDKL
- a CDS encoding BON domain-containing protein, giving the protein MKQPINRFAATTLTAAVLSMSLASAAFAAEPTMLAANDTVDKAEQAVSDTWITSKVKSTFVADSNLSALDIKVETNQGVVSLSGVVATDAERDLAIAKTKEIEGVRDVSADALKTAD